A stretch of the Archangium violaceum genome encodes the following:
- the arsB gene encoding ACR3 family arsenite efflux transporter, which yields MTSAAASSDSVVKKLSFIDRFLPVWIFAAMGLGIGLGRAFPDLGARLDTVKLDTVSLPIALGLLWMMYPVLAKVRYGELGRLRSRGRLFGVSLFLNWVVGPVLMFALAWLLLPDLPHYRTGLILIGLARCIAMVLVWNMLACGSNELAAVLVALNSLFQILFYSVLGWLFITVIPGWFGAEGAAFDVSMWSIAKSVLIFLGVPLVAGALTRWGLTRLKGEAWYETKFLPRLGPTALLGLLYTIVLMFAMQGEKITRLPLDVVRISIPLLLYFAIMFTSAFFLSRKMGFSYEETASLSFTAAGNNFELAIAVAVGVFGMASGEALAGVVGPLIEVPALIALVYLSLWLRRRFFPESESAVLPRRFGGGSSPRQESA from the coding sequence ATGACCTCCGCGGCAGCCTCCTCCGACAGCGTCGTCAAGAAGCTCTCGTTCATCGACCGGTTCCTCCCGGTGTGGATCTTCGCCGCCATGGGACTCGGTATCGGCCTGGGGAGGGCCTTTCCCGACCTGGGCGCGCGACTGGACACGGTGAAGCTGGACACGGTGTCGCTGCCCATCGCGCTCGGGCTGTTGTGGATGATGTACCCGGTGCTGGCGAAGGTGCGCTACGGCGAGCTGGGCCGGCTGCGCTCGCGAGGCAGGCTCTTCGGCGTCTCGCTCTTCCTCAACTGGGTGGTGGGTCCGGTGTTGATGTTCGCGCTGGCGTGGCTGCTGCTGCCGGACCTGCCGCACTACCGCACGGGCCTCATCCTCATCGGCCTGGCGCGCTGCATCGCCATGGTGCTGGTGTGGAACATGCTCGCCTGCGGCAGCAACGAGCTGGCGGCGGTGCTGGTGGCGCTCAACTCGCTCTTCCAGATCCTCTTCTACTCGGTGCTGGGCTGGCTCTTCATCACGGTCATTCCGGGCTGGTTCGGGGCGGAGGGGGCGGCGTTCGACGTGTCCATGTGGAGCATCGCGAAGAGCGTGCTCATCTTCCTCGGCGTGCCGCTGGTGGCGGGGGCGCTGACCCGCTGGGGGCTCACCCGGCTCAAGGGAGAGGCGTGGTACGAGACGAAGTTCCTCCCCCGCCTGGGGCCCACGGCGCTGCTCGGGTTGCTCTACACCATCGTCCTGATGTTCGCGATGCAGGGGGAGAAGATCACCCGGCTGCCGCTGGACGTGGTGCGCATCTCCATCCCGCTGCTCCTCTATTTCGCCATCATGTTCACCTCCGCGTTCTTCCTCTCGCGGAAGATGGGCTTCAGCTACGAGGAGACGGCCTCGTTGTCCTTCACCGCGGCGGGCAACAACTTCGAGCTGGCCATCGCCGTGGCGGTGGGCGTGTTCGGGATGGCCTCGGGAGAAGCCCTGGCGGGGGTGGTGGGTCCACTCATCGAGGTGCCCGCGCTCATCGCGCTCGTCTACCTCTCGCTGTGGCTGCGGCGCCGCTTCTTCCCGGAGTCGGAGTCCGCCGTTCTGCCCCGCCGCTTCGGCGGTGGTTCATCCCCTCGACAGGAGAGCGCATGA
- a CDS encoding arsenate reductase ArsC gives MKTVIFACVHNAGRSQMAAAFFNALADGTKARAVSAGTQPGERVHPEVRDAMAEVGIDLSGARPQRLTDELAQDAQWLVTMGCGEACPHVPGLKRDDWPLEDPKGKPVERVRQIRDEVRSRVSAFLAREGWAK, from the coding sequence ATGAAGACGGTCATCTTCGCCTGTGTCCACAACGCCGGCCGCTCGCAGATGGCGGCGGCCTTCTTCAACGCGCTGGCGGACGGAACGAAGGCTCGAGCCGTGTCCGCTGGAACGCAGCCCGGTGAGCGCGTGCACCCGGAGGTACGGGACGCCATGGCCGAGGTGGGCATCGATCTGTCGGGTGCCAGGCCCCAGCGTCTCACGGACGAGCTGGCCCAGGACGCGCAGTGGCTCGTCACCATGGGTTGTGGCGAGGCCTGTCCCCACGTGCCGGGCTTGAAGCGCGACGACTGGCCCCTGGAGGATCCCAAGGGAAAGCCCGTGGAGCGCGTGCGACAGATTCGTGACGAGGTGCGCTCGCGCGTGTCGGCCTTCCTGGCCCGAGAGGGCTGGGCGAAGTAG
- the ybaK gene encoding Cys-tRNA(Pro) deacylase, with protein MKTNAARLLDSLGVRYELREYDVDPEDLSAETVAAKVGLPAEQVFKTLVARGDRTGVLMAVVPGNGELDLKALARLSGDRKVDTVPLKELQPLTGYIRGGVTAIGGKKEYPVYVDETLELFDVVSVSAGVRGTQLLLAPADYLKVTKGKVGPISRDKA; from the coding sequence ATGAAGACGAACGCGGCACGGCTGTTGGACTCGCTCGGCGTCCGCTACGAGCTGCGCGAGTACGACGTGGATCCGGAGGATCTCTCCGCGGAAACGGTGGCCGCCAAGGTGGGGCTGCCCGCGGAGCAGGTCTTCAAGACGCTCGTGGCGCGCGGGGACCGGACCGGCGTGCTCATGGCCGTGGTGCCCGGCAATGGCGAGTTGGATCTCAAGGCCCTCGCACGACTGAGCGGCGACCGGAAGGTGGACACCGTGCCGCTCAAGGAGCTCCAGCCGCTCACGGGCTACATCCGCGGCGGCGTCACGGCCATCGGGGGCAAGAAGGAGTACCCCGTGTACGTGGACGAGACGCTCGAGCTCTTCGATGTCGTCTCCGTGTCCGCCGGGGTCCGCGGAACGCAGCTCCTCCTCGCGCCCGCGGACTACTTGAAGGTCACCAAGGGCAAGGTGGGGCCCATCTCGCGCGACAAGGCGTAG
- the purK gene encoding 5-(carboxyamino)imidazole ribonucleotide synthase encodes MNKRTVLPGGTLGILGGGQLGRMMALSARTLGYQVQAMDPDPACSARFVVDQCYTADFGSAEEAARLARACDVVTLEIEKIPLTTLRAVARHAPLRPGPSVLEVVQNRGRQRAWLAKHGFPQGPWKQSDTEAELAAAATELGGRCFVKVCEGGYDGRGQYQVKSATESPEAWRELGQRPVVVEAALELESELSVLVARSPNGEVAVYPPAYNHHEERILDWSLLPGQVPPKVSQEATEIARAMATALEVEGLLVVEMFLLKDGRLLVNELAPRPHNSFHATEVACLTSQFEQAVRAVCNLPLGSVEVVRPAAIVNLLGDLWLREGGPKFESVLAMPGVRLHLYGKREARKGRKMGHLSAVGATPEEALARISAARQALGA; translated from the coding sequence ATGAACAAGAGGACCGTCCTGCCGGGTGGAACGCTCGGCATCCTCGGCGGTGGGCAGCTGGGCCGGATGATGGCGCTGTCCGCGCGCACGCTCGGCTATCAGGTGCAGGCCATGGATCCGGACCCCGCGTGCTCGGCCCGCTTCGTGGTGGACCAGTGCTACACGGCCGACTTCGGCAGCGCGGAAGAGGCCGCCCGGCTGGCGCGCGCGTGCGACGTGGTGACGCTGGAGATCGAGAAGATCCCCCTGACCACCCTGCGCGCCGTCGCCCGGCATGCGCCGCTGCGGCCGGGTCCCTCGGTGCTGGAGGTGGTGCAGAACCGCGGACGGCAGCGGGCGTGGCTGGCGAAGCACGGCTTTCCGCAGGGGCCCTGGAAGCAGTCGGACACCGAGGCGGAGCTGGCCGCGGCGGCGACGGAGCTGGGTGGCCGCTGCTTCGTGAAGGTCTGCGAGGGCGGCTACGACGGCCGGGGCCAGTACCAGGTGAAGTCCGCCACCGAGTCGCCCGAGGCGTGGCGCGAGCTGGGCCAGCGCCCGGTGGTGGTGGAGGCCGCGCTGGAGCTGGAGTCCGAGCTCTCCGTGCTGGTGGCGCGCTCGCCCAACGGCGAGGTGGCGGTGTACCCGCCGGCCTACAACCACCACGAGGAGCGGATTCTCGACTGGTCGCTGCTGCCCGGCCAGGTGCCTCCGAAGGTGAGCCAGGAGGCGACGGAGATCGCCCGCGCCATGGCCACGGCGCTCGAGGTCGAGGGCCTGCTGGTGGTGGAGATGTTCCTGTTGAAGGACGGCCGGCTGCTGGTGAACGAGCTGGCGCCGCGCCCGCACAACAGCTTCCACGCCACGGAGGTGGCCTGCCTCACCAGCCAGTTCGAGCAGGCGGTGCGCGCGGTGTGCAACCTGCCGCTGGGCTCGGTGGAGGTGGTCCGGCCGGCGGCCATCGTCAACCTGCTGGGCGACCTGTGGCTGCGCGAGGGCGGACCGAAGTTCGAGTCCGTGCTGGCCATGCCGGGCGTGCGGCTGCACCTGTACGGCAAGCGGGAGGCGCGCAAGGGCCGGAAGATGGGGCACCTGTCCGCCGTGGGCGCCACGCCCGAGGAAGCCCTGGCCCGCATCTCGGCCGCCCGTCAAGCTCTAGGAGCGTGA
- the purE gene encoding 5-(carboxyamino)imidazole ribonucleotide mutase, with protein sequence MGGKSDLEHLRPGIDVLKELGIPHEVRVVSAHRTPDWMMQYAETAEARGLSVIIAAAGGAAHLPGMVASKTLLPVLGIPIPATVLNGFDALMSIVQMPKGVPVGTMAIGKPGAINAALHAAAILSLKYPEIRPRLAAWRQTRTDEVLRDREIE encoded by the coding sequence ATGGGGGGCAAGAGCGATCTGGAGCATCTGCGCCCCGGCATCGACGTGCTGAAGGAGCTGGGCATTCCGCATGAGGTGCGGGTGGTGTCCGCCCATCGCACGCCGGACTGGATGATGCAGTACGCGGAGACGGCGGAGGCGAGAGGGCTGTCGGTCATCATCGCGGCGGCGGGGGGCGCGGCCCACCTGCCGGGCATGGTGGCCAGCAAGACGCTGCTGCCGGTGCTCGGCATCCCCATCCCCGCCACGGTGCTCAACGGCTTCGACGCGTTGATGTCCATCGTCCAGATGCCCAAGGGCGTCCCGGTGGGGACCATGGCCATTGGCAAGCCGGGCGCCATCAACGCCGCGCTGCACGCCGCCGCCATCCTGTCGCTCAAGTACCCGGAGATCCGCCCGCGGCTCGCCGCCTGGCGACAGACCCGCACCGACGAGGTGCTCAGAGATCGGGAGATCGAATGA
- a CDS encoding vWA domain-containing protein, whose amino-acid sequence MNKTVAFVSLAAGLALTALVLGLPRLAPPHPASPVPTPRPATASNGSLTMTSRLSHPYITPGSADLFVTVDLTGVEVPGSRRTPVNLAVVIDRSGSMSGYKLQQARQAARHLVGLLGPEDRLAIVHYGSDVKSLPALPATPSNRERMIQYIEGIWDDGGTNIGAGLHAGRSHVTASRGDYSVNRIILMSDGQATEGITDDAGLTEVVKGIRAEGITVSAIGVGTDFNEDLMQGFAEYGAGAYGFLEDAGQLATLFQKDLRQATTSVARGVELSFELPEGVTLGEVLGYRAHQEGRTVRIPLPDFSSGQVERVVARLTVVGTRPGSAVDVTGLKLTYTDLLRNAGVESAASLSAMVTERREEVLARQDKDATVYATRALSAKNLKLAAQALREGRREEAKGYVMRNQALFHEASAVASPAAVQADLAEQQAVLQDYEQADDDEAVGAAIKRTKSRAAKSFGKITSTY is encoded by the coding sequence ATGAACAAGACGGTTGCCTTCGTCTCGCTGGCCGCTGGACTCGCCCTCACCGCTTTGGTGCTGGGCCTGCCCCGGCTGGCGCCGCCCCACCCCGCCAGCCCGGTGCCAACGCCGCGGCCGGCCACCGCGTCCAACGGCTCGTTGACGATGACGAGCCGGTTGTCGCACCCCTACATCACCCCGGGCAGCGCGGATCTCTTCGTCACGGTGGATTTGACCGGCGTGGAAGTCCCTGGCTCCAGGCGCACCCCGGTGAACCTGGCGGTGGTCATCGACCGCTCGGGCTCCATGAGCGGCTACAAGCTGCAACAGGCCAGGCAGGCCGCGCGGCACCTCGTGGGACTGCTGGGCCCGGAGGACCGGCTCGCCATCGTGCACTACGGCTCGGATGTGAAGAGCCTGCCGGCCCTGCCAGCCACTCCCTCCAACCGGGAGCGGATGATCCAGTACATCGAAGGCATCTGGGACGACGGCGGCACCAACATCGGCGCCGGGCTGCACGCGGGCCGCTCGCACGTGACGGCGTCACGGGGCGACTACTCCGTCAACCGCATCATCCTGATGAGCGATGGTCAGGCCACCGAGGGCATCACCGACGACGCGGGCCTCACGGAGGTGGTGAAGGGCATCCGCGCCGAGGGCATTACCGTGAGCGCCATCGGCGTGGGCACGGACTTCAACGAGGACCTGATGCAGGGCTTCGCCGAGTACGGCGCGGGCGCGTACGGCTTCCTGGAGGACGCGGGGCAGCTGGCCACGCTCTTCCAGAAGGACCTGCGGCAGGCCACCACCAGCGTGGCGCGGGGCGTGGAGCTGTCCTTCGAGCTGCCCGAGGGCGTGACGCTGGGTGAGGTGCTGGGCTACCGCGCGCACCAGGAGGGGCGCACGGTGCGGATCCCGCTGCCGGACTTCTCCTCGGGCCAGGTGGAGCGCGTGGTGGCGCGGCTCACGGTGGTGGGCACGAGGCCAGGGAGCGCGGTGGACGTCACGGGGCTGAAGCTGACGTACACGGACCTGCTGAGGAACGCGGGGGTGGAGAGCGCGGCGAGCCTGTCGGCGATGGTGACGGAGCGGCGGGAGGAGGTGCTGGCGCGGCAGGACAAGGACGCCACGGTGTACGCGACGCGGGCGCTGAGCGCGAAGAACCTGAAGCTGGCGGCCCAGGCCCTGCGAGAGGGACGCAGGGAGGAGGCGAAGGGCTACGTGATGCGCAACCAGGCGCTCTTCCACGAGGCGAGCGCGGTGGCGAGCCCCGCAGCGGTGCAGGCGGACCTCGCCGAGCAGCAGGCCGTCCTCCAGGACTACGAGCAGGCGGACGACGATGAGGCGGTGGGGGCGGCGATCAAGCGCACGAAGAGCCGGGCGGCGAAGAGCTTCGGGAAGATCACCTCCACCTACTAA
- the cglC gene encoding adventurous gliding motility lipoprotein CglC, producing the protein MSARLALLVGAALLCGGCEVPSDIGKPCVLVKKSTKEGEKSDPVTLEDIGEGDKDFISFGALDCEELVCVRDANSPIQTSGEGDGLRVLGYCSKACVPSDDGAPQIQSPCAVNHPEASAEVKASMSCRPLLLDQQALDYMRANSPEEYRATFGENSSPYFCAASTPTEN; encoded by the coding sequence ATGTCTGCGCGTCTGGCTCTACTGGTGGGTGCCGCCCTGCTGTGCGGCGGGTGCGAGGTTCCTTCCGATATTGGCAAGCCCTGCGTGCTGGTGAAGAAGTCGACCAAGGAGGGCGAGAAGTCCGATCCCGTCACCCTGGAGGACATCGGGGAGGGGGATAAGGACTTCATCTCCTTCGGCGCGTTGGATTGCGAGGAGCTCGTCTGCGTGCGGGATGCGAACTCGCCCATCCAGACCAGCGGCGAGGGCGATGGCCTGCGCGTCCTGGGCTACTGCAGCAAGGCGTGCGTGCCGTCCGACGATGGCGCGCCCCAGATCCAGAGCCCCTGCGCCGTCAACCACCCGGAAGCGTCCGCGGAGGTCAAGGCGAGCATGAGCTGCCGCCCCCTCCTGCTGGATCAGCAGGCCCTGGACTACATGCGCGCGAACAGCCCGGAGGAGTACCGCGCGACGTTCGGGGAGAACTCCTCTCCCTACTTCTGCGCCGCCTCCACCCCGACGGAGAACTGA
- a CDS encoding outer membrane beta-barrel domain-containing protein: MNRLQAIVLALCIAPASALAQNQEDAGLGLDLSGNEKPQEETENLAEPPAEEPPPLTSTAEAPPAEPLTPAERDVTLDDRVKSVQRKVYLKKGRFELTPLITLSVNDPYYTKVGAAVRGAYYLADTLSIAARVSAMQVLPEDDVRIAKRTFQSRIFYSVPQWSAMGDVEWSPIYGKVAFLNDILHFDAYLLAGMGVVNTEMSRVEDRGPSLAADLGIGMRFVARDYLAVNVALINTSYVDQPLNTSKGATQNLMTLNAGISFFFPMKSTGREAE, encoded by the coding sequence GTGAATCGCCTCCAGGCCATCGTGCTCGCGTTGTGCATCGCGCCAGCATCGGCACTTGCCCAGAACCAGGAAGACGCGGGGCTCGGACTCGATCTGAGCGGTAATGAAAAGCCCCAGGAAGAGACCGAGAACCTCGCGGAGCCGCCCGCGGAGGAGCCACCACCGCTGACGTCCACGGCGGAGGCTCCCCCAGCCGAGCCGCTGACGCCGGCCGAGCGTGACGTGACGCTCGACGACCGCGTCAAGAGCGTGCAGCGCAAGGTGTACCTGAAGAAGGGACGCTTCGAGCTGACGCCGCTCATCACCCTCTCGGTGAACGACCCCTACTACACGAAGGTGGGCGCCGCGGTGCGTGGGGCGTACTACCTGGCGGACACGCTTTCGATTGCCGCGCGTGTGTCCGCGATGCAGGTGCTGCCCGAGGATGACGTGCGCATCGCCAAGCGCACCTTCCAGAGCCGCATCTTCTACTCGGTGCCGCAGTGGTCGGCCATGGGTGACGTGGAGTGGAGCCCGATCTACGGCAAGGTGGCCTTCCTCAACGACATCCTCCACTTCGATGCCTACCTGCTGGCCGGCATGGGCGTGGTCAACACGGAAATGTCCCGGGTGGAGGACCGTGGCCCCAGCCTCGCCGCCGACCTGGGCATCGGCATGCGCTTCGTGGCCCGCGACTACCTCGCGGTCAACGTGGCGCTCATCAACACGTCCTACGTGGACCAGCCCCTCAATACCAGCAAGGGCGCTACCCAGAACCTCATGACCCTCAATGCCGGAATCTCCTTCTTCTTCCCGATGAAGTCGACCGGTCGGGAGGCCGAATGA